The following coding sequences are from one Xiphophorus couchianus chromosome 7, X_couchianus-1.0, whole genome shotgun sequence window:
- the fbxl16 gene encoding F-box/LRR-repeat protein 16 — translation MLNMSTPSELKSPCMTRNGMVKLPPSQPNGLGSASITKGTPAAKNRLCQSSSVPSILPPPPSSLPYHHHLHHLDSPGMPHTTAPLLPSDLEPGKPLVGLKPSLRQLPPLTLPKPILLERQLVLDEKLLNRLLWYFTTAEKCVLAQVCKTWRKVLYQPKFWEGVTPILHAKELYNILPNGEKEFVSLQAFALRGFQSFCLVGVSDLDICEFIDNYPLSKKGVRSLSLKRSTITDAGLEVMLEQMQGLMHLELSGCNDFTEAGLWSSLNARLTSLSVSDCINVADDAIAAISQLLPNLSELSLQAYHVTDTAMAYFTAKQGYTTHTLRLQSCWEITNHGVVNMVHSLPNLTALSLSGCSKITDDGVELVAENLRKLRSLDLSWCPRITDMALEYIACDLHKLEELVLDRCVRITDTGLGYLSTMSSLRSLYLRWCCQVQDFGLQHLFGMRSLRLLSLAGCPLLTTTGLSGLIQLQELEELELTNCPGATAELFKYYAQHLPHCMVIE, via the exons ATGTTGAACATGTCCACCCCGAGTGAGCTGAAGTCTCCCTGCATGACTCGTAATGGTATGGTGAAGTTGCCCCCCAGCCAGCCTAACGGTCTGGGCAGTGCGAGTATCACCAAGGGGACGCCTGCTGCTAAGAACCGCTTATGCCAGTCCTCCTCTGTGCCCTCCATCTTGCCTCCTCCGCCGTCCTCTCTTCCCTATCATCACCATCTGCATCACTTGGACAGCCCCGGGATGCCTCATACCACAGCACCTCTCTTGCCCTCTGACCTGGAGCCAGGGAAGCCTCTGGTGGGGCTGAAGCCATCTCTTCGTCAGCTTCCCCCCCTCACTTTGCCCAAACCCATACTGCTGGAGCGTCAGCTGGTCCTGGATGAGAAGCTCCTCAACCGACTACTCTGGTACTTCACCACGGCAGAAAAATGTGTGCTTGCACAAGTATGCAAGACATGGCGCAAGGTGCTGTACCAGCCCAAGTTCTGGGAGGGGGTGACGCCCATCTTGCATGCCAAGGAGCTTTACAACATACTACCCAACGGGGAGAAGGAGTTTGTCAGCCTGCAGGCCTTTGCTCTGCGGGGCTTCCAGTCGTTCTGCTTAGTGGGCGTTTCGGACCTCGACATCTGTGAGTTTATCGACAACTACCCGCTGTCCAAGAAGGGGGTTCGTTCTCTCAGCCTCAAGAGGTCAACCATCACAGACGCTGGTTTGGAG GTCATGTTGGAGCAAATGCAGGGCCTGATGCACCTGGAGCTGTCAGGCTGCAACGACTTCACGGAAGCTGGCCTGTGGTCCAGTCTCAATGCCAGGCTAACGTCCCTCAGCGTCAGTGACTGCATCAATGTGGCGGATGACGCTATCGCTGCTATTTCCCAGCTCCTGCCCAACCTATCAGAGCTGAGCCTGCAGGCCTACCACGTCACTGACACGGCCATGGCCTATTTCACAGCCAAACAG gGCTACACCACCCACACTCTACGGCTCCAGTCCTGCTGGGAGATCACCAACCACGGTGTGGTAAACATGGTGCACAGCCTGCCCAACCTGACCGCCCTGAGCCTCTCAGGCTGCTCCAAGATCACCGACGATGGCGTGGAGCTGGTGGCCGAGAACCTCCGGAAGCTCCGCAGCCTGGACCTGTCCTGGTGCCCCCGGATCACAGACATGGCCCTGGAGTACATTGCCTGCGATCTGCACAAACTGGAGGAGCTGGTGCTAGACAG GTGTGTGCGAATCACTGACACGGGGCTGGGCTACCTGTCCACCATGTCTTCACTAAGAAGCCTTTATCTGCGCTGGTGCTGCCAG GTTCAGGATTTTGGTCTGCAGCATTTGTTTGGAATGAGAAGTCTCCGTCTGCTGTCTCTTGCAG GCTGCCCCCTGCTGACCACCACCGGGCTGTCAGGCCTCATCCAGCTGCAGGAGCTGGAGGAACTGGAGCTGACCAACTGTCCAGGAGCCACGGCCGAGCTCTTCAAATACTACGCCCAGCACCTGCCCCACTGCATGGTCATCGAGTAA